The following are from one region of the Magallana gigas chromosome 4, xbMagGiga1.1, whole genome shotgun sequence genome:
- the LOC105349206 gene encoding uncharacterized protein, which yields MFLFRKLRFFSHSKCKESQSITDLSSIDNLNEVGINNPGYNLKRSKSAEQLNIDVRPPLQRSQTVFSADDTSDQNADDYLQPSSDINQVGSPNSVRSRTLKQHSNSIDSNADDYLQPCTDIVQNVSNSSRKIAIVNPTTHVVHSDKGKDEVNDPFEESLYQNVEPIKTPHSPSKVLHSPSKVLHKPSKVEKVEKEKGEEAGSIYQNVEPLVCETKTSENEMSEYQNFVVKRESITKPTKPEDECEYEFVQRPLISDNEQKLTKAQDVNEEECRDRTDSVSKVNLRINSTTKTGTHESKPPTSVIKPKKFLKNFPNKSSSAKPAKKPKPARPPPPKFSDNMSRFRNRYTSPDLSPQPHNKVPEKSLSVDSHVSHNTSEPAKTVSSTADIRGRMMFRNARSASEQMHVVRRSDNIHDYFDMSNSRPGEVVLDDGDDYMPMSLEDKCPLDRQ from the coding sequence ATGTTCCTATTTCGAAAACTTCGGTTTTTCTCGCACAGCAAATGTAAAGAGAGCCAATCAATCACAGACCTGAGTAGCATTGATAATCTGAACGAAGTTGGAATAAACAACCCGGGATATAATCTAAAAAGATCAAAATCAGCGGAGCAACTCAACATCGATGTCAGGCCGCCGTTGCAGAGGTCTCAAACAGTTTTTTCAGCAGACGACACCTCAGACCAAAATGCAGACGATTATCTTCAGCCAAGTTCAGATATCAACCAAGTTGGTTCTCCAAATTCAGTGAGAAGTAGAACCTTAAAACAACATTCGAACAGTATAGACTCAAACGCAGACGACTATCTTCAACCATGTACAGATATTGTTCAAAATGTGTCCAACTCATCAAGGAAAATTGCTATAGTCAATCCTACCACCCATGTTGTACACAGTGACAAGGGAAAGGACGAAGTGAACGATCCTTTTGAGGAATCGTTGTACCAAAATGTCGAGCCAATCAAAACTCCCCACTCACCCAGTAAAGTTCTGCACTCACCCAGTAAAGTTCTGCACAAACCCAGTAAAGttgaaaaagttgaaaaagaaaaaggagAGGAAGCTGGTTCTATTTACCAAAACGTGGAACCATTGGTCTGCGAAACGAAAACTTCAGAAAATGAGATGAGCGAATATCAAAACTTTGTTGTAAAAAGGGAATCTATCACAAAACCGACGAAACCCGAGGACGAATGTGAGTATGAATTTGTGCAAAGACCTCTTATAAGTGACAACGAACAAAAACTGACAAAAGCACAAGACGTCAACGAGGAAGAATGTCGTGATAGGACGGACTCCGTTAGTAAAGTGAACCTACGGATAAACAGTACCACGAAAACTGGCACACACGAGTCGAAACCGCCAACTTCAGTAATCAAGCCaaaaaaatttctgaaaaacTTTCCCAACAAATCATCATCAGCAAAGCCGGCGAAGAAGCCGAAACCAGCACGACCACCCCCGCCAAAATTTTCGGACAACATGAGCCGGTTCCGGAACAGATACACCAGCCCGGATCTTTCGCCCCAACCTCACAACAAAGTACCGGAAAAGAGTCTCTCGGTAGACAGTCATGTCAGTCATAACACGAGCGAACCAGCAAAGACAGTCTCGTCCACGGCAGACATTCGAGGAAGGATGATGTTTAGGAACGCCAGGAGTGCCTCCGAACAAATGCACGTGGTGCGGAGATCGGACAATATCCATGACTACTTTGACATGTCCAACAGTCGCCCTGGGGAAGTGGTGCTTGATGACGGTGATGATTATATGCCCATGAGTTTAGAGGATAAGTGTCCGTTGGATAGACAGTAA
- the LOC105349203 gene encoding isocitrate dehydrogenase [NAD] subunit gamma, mitochondrial isoform X5 yields the protein MLTGMVENCVFIFVQTVDVSSQADQFLNQWNQSCNKTSRVAASSSIIQHKKYSTEPHFSKYGGRTTVTALSGDGVGPELLSYVQEIFRYAGVPVDFEELEINGSTTDEETLRSALLSVQRNGIALKGNIESKFDEPGFKSMNVELRTQLELFASIVWCKSIPGVYTRHQGLDIILIRENTEGEYSNLEYQIVPGCIENLKIITEAKSTKIAKYAFEFAKTHGRKKVTAIHKANIMKLGDGLFLESCRKVASQYPDIEFNDMIVDNASMQMVSKPQQFDVLVMPNLYGNILSNITAGLVGGYGVVSGMNIGDDYAVFEMGTRSSGRSLKGKNIANPTGMLLASCDMLDYIGCNKHAELIRDSVMKVMSVDKVQTPDLGGQATTLEVIQAIIEDIKPKTTS from the exons ACATCAAGGGTTGCTGCATCTTCTTCCATCATACAGCATAAAAAGTATTCAACAGAACCCCACTTT AGTAAATATGGAGGAAGAACAACTGTAACAGCTTTATCAGGGGATGGAGTGGGACCAGAGCTCTTATCCTATGTCCAGGAAATATTCAG ATATGCTGGAGTGCCTGTTGACTTTGAGGAGTTGGAGATAAATGGTAGTACTACTGATGAAGAAACACTCCGCAGTGCCCTTCTCTCAGTCCAACGCAATGGGATAGCCCTGAAAG gaaatattgaaagtaaattCGATGAACCCGGATTCAAATCTATGAATGTTGAATTACG CACACAGTTGGAACTGTTTGCCAGTATTGTTTGGTGCAAGTCCATCCCCGGGGTCTACACCAGACACCAGGGTCTGGACATCATCCTGATCCGAGAGAACACAGAGGGAGAATACTCAAACCTGGAATACCAG ATTGTACCTGGCTGTatagaaaatcttaaaatcatAACAGAAGCAAAGTCTACAAAGATTGCCAAATATGCTTTTGAATTTGCCAAGACCCACGGGAGGAAGAAAGTCACTGCCATTCACAAAGCAAACATCAT GAAATTAGGAGACGGCCTGTTTTTGGAATCCTGTAGGAAGGTGGCAAGTCAATACCCAGACATAGAATTCAACGACATGATTGTTGACAACGCTAGTATGCAg ATGGTGTCTAAGCCGCAGCAGTTTGACGTCCTGGTGATGCCCAATCTCTATGGTAACATCCTGAGTAACATCACGGCCGGTTTGGTGGGAGGATACGGGGTGGTGTCGGGGATGAACATCGGAGACGATTACGCCGTGTTTGAAATG GGAACAAGAAGTTCTGGTCGGAGTTTGAAGGGGAAGAACATAGCTAACCCAACGGGGATGCTACTCGCCAGCTGCGACATGCTGGACTACATCGG ATGCAACAAGCATGCAGAGTTGATCCGTGATTCTGTGATGAAGGTGATGTCTGTGGATAAG GTTCAGACCCCAGACCTGGGGGGTCAGGCTACCACCCTAGAAGTCATCCAGGCCATCATTGAGGACATTAAGCCAAAGACGACAAGCTG A
- the LOC105349203 gene encoding isocitrate dehydrogenase [NAD] subunit gamma, mitochondrial isoform X2, with product MLTGMVENCVFIFVQTVDVSSQADQFLNQWNQSCNKTSRVAASSSIIQHKKYSTEPHFSKYGGRTTVTALSGDGVGPELLSYVQEIFRYAGVPVDFEELEINGSTTDEETLRSALLSVQRNGIALKGNIESKFDEPGFKSMNVELRTQLELFASIVWCKSIPGVYTRHQGLDIILIRENTEGEYSNLEYQIVPGCIENLKIITEAKSTKIAKYAFEFAKTHGRKKVTAIHKANIMKLGDGLFLESCRKVASQYPDIEFNDMIVDNASMQMVSKPQQFDVLVMPNLYGNILSNITAGLVGGYGVVSGMNIGDDYAVFEMGTRSSGRSLKGKNIANPTGMLLASCDMLDYIGCNKHAELIRDSVMKVMSVDKVQTPDLGGQATTLEVIQAIIEDIKPKTTSWLHA from the exons ACATCAAGGGTTGCTGCATCTTCTTCCATCATACAGCATAAAAAGTATTCAACAGAACCCCACTTT AGTAAATATGGAGGAAGAACAACTGTAACAGCTTTATCAGGGGATGGAGTGGGACCAGAGCTCTTATCCTATGTCCAGGAAATATTCAG ATATGCTGGAGTGCCTGTTGACTTTGAGGAGTTGGAGATAAATGGTAGTACTACTGATGAAGAAACACTCCGCAGTGCCCTTCTCTCAGTCCAACGCAATGGGATAGCCCTGAAAG gaaatattgaaagtaaattCGATGAACCCGGATTCAAATCTATGAATGTTGAATTACG CACACAGTTGGAACTGTTTGCCAGTATTGTTTGGTGCAAGTCCATCCCCGGGGTCTACACCAGACACCAGGGTCTGGACATCATCCTGATCCGAGAGAACACAGAGGGAGAATACTCAAACCTGGAATACCAG ATTGTACCTGGCTGTatagaaaatcttaaaatcatAACAGAAGCAAAGTCTACAAAGATTGCCAAATATGCTTTTGAATTTGCCAAGACCCACGGGAGGAAGAAAGTCACTGCCATTCACAAAGCAAACATCAT GAAATTAGGAGACGGCCTGTTTTTGGAATCCTGTAGGAAGGTGGCAAGTCAATACCCAGACATAGAATTCAACGACATGATTGTTGACAACGCTAGTATGCAg ATGGTGTCTAAGCCGCAGCAGTTTGACGTCCTGGTGATGCCCAATCTCTATGGTAACATCCTGAGTAACATCACGGCCGGTTTGGTGGGAGGATACGGGGTGGTGTCGGGGATGAACATCGGAGACGATTACGCCGTGTTTGAAATG GGAACAAGAAGTTCTGGTCGGAGTTTGAAGGGGAAGAACATAGCTAACCCAACGGGGATGCTACTCGCCAGCTGCGACATGCTGGACTACATCGG ATGCAACAAGCATGCAGAGTTGATCCGTGATTCTGTGATGAAGGTGATGTCTGTGGATAAG GTTCAGACCCCAGACCTGGGGGGTCAGGCTACCACCCTAGAAGTCATCCAGGCCATCATTGAGGACATTAAGCCAAAGACGACAAGCTG GCTGCATGCGTAG
- the LOC105349203 gene encoding isocitrate dehydrogenase [NAD] subunit gamma, mitochondrial isoform X3 has product MLTGMVENCVFIFVQTVDVSSQADQFLNQWNQSCNKTSRVAASSSIIQHKKYSTEPHFSKYGGRTTVTALSGDGVGPELLSYVQEIFRYAGVPVDFEELEINGSTTDEETLRSALLSVQRNGIALKGNIESKFDEPGFKSMNVELRTQLELFASIVWCKSIPGVYTRHQGLDIILIRENTEGEYSNLEYQIVPGCIENLKIITEAKSTKIAKYAFEFAKTHGRKKVTAIHKANIMKLGDGLFLESCRKVASQYPDIEFNDMIVDNASMQMVSKPQQFDVLVMPNLYGNILSNITAGLVGGYGVVSGMNIGDDYAVFEMGTRSSGRSLKGKNIANPTGMLLASCDMLDYIGCNKHAELIRDSVMKVMSVDKVQTPDLGGQATTLEVIQAIIEDIKPKTTSWSL; this is encoded by the exons ACATCAAGGGTTGCTGCATCTTCTTCCATCATACAGCATAAAAAGTATTCAACAGAACCCCACTTT AGTAAATATGGAGGAAGAACAACTGTAACAGCTTTATCAGGGGATGGAGTGGGACCAGAGCTCTTATCCTATGTCCAGGAAATATTCAG ATATGCTGGAGTGCCTGTTGACTTTGAGGAGTTGGAGATAAATGGTAGTACTACTGATGAAGAAACACTCCGCAGTGCCCTTCTCTCAGTCCAACGCAATGGGATAGCCCTGAAAG gaaatattgaaagtaaattCGATGAACCCGGATTCAAATCTATGAATGTTGAATTACG CACACAGTTGGAACTGTTTGCCAGTATTGTTTGGTGCAAGTCCATCCCCGGGGTCTACACCAGACACCAGGGTCTGGACATCATCCTGATCCGAGAGAACACAGAGGGAGAATACTCAAACCTGGAATACCAG ATTGTACCTGGCTGTatagaaaatcttaaaatcatAACAGAAGCAAAGTCTACAAAGATTGCCAAATATGCTTTTGAATTTGCCAAGACCCACGGGAGGAAGAAAGTCACTGCCATTCACAAAGCAAACATCAT GAAATTAGGAGACGGCCTGTTTTTGGAATCCTGTAGGAAGGTGGCAAGTCAATACCCAGACATAGAATTCAACGACATGATTGTTGACAACGCTAGTATGCAg ATGGTGTCTAAGCCGCAGCAGTTTGACGTCCTGGTGATGCCCAATCTCTATGGTAACATCCTGAGTAACATCACGGCCGGTTTGGTGGGAGGATACGGGGTGGTGTCGGGGATGAACATCGGAGACGATTACGCCGTGTTTGAAATG GGAACAAGAAGTTCTGGTCGGAGTTTGAAGGGGAAGAACATAGCTAACCCAACGGGGATGCTACTCGCCAGCTGCGACATGCTGGACTACATCGG ATGCAACAAGCATGCAGAGTTGATCCGTGATTCTGTGATGAAGGTGATGTCTGTGGATAAG GTTCAGACCCCAGACCTGGGGGGTCAGGCTACCACCCTAGAAGTCATCCAGGCCATCATTGAGGACATTAAGCCAAAGACGACAAGCTG GTCACTATAG
- the LOC105349203 gene encoding isocitrate dehydrogenase [NAD] subunit gamma, mitochondrial isoform X4: MAAPMQRSMLKLLRSSSAALKRSFSTSRVAASSSIIQHKKYSTEPHFSKYGGRTTVTALSGDGVGPELLSYVQEIFRYAGVPVDFEELEINGSTTDEETLRSALLSVQRNGIALKGNIESKFDEPGFKSMNVELRTQLELFASIVWCKSIPGVYTRHQGLDIILIRENTEGEYSNLEYQIVPGCIENLKIITEAKSTKIAKYAFEFAKTHGRKKVTAIHKANIMKLGDGLFLESCRKVASQYPDIEFNDMIVDNASMQMVSKPQQFDVLVMPNLYGNILSNITAGLVGGYGVVSGMNIGDDYAVFEMGTRSSGRSLKGKNIANPTGMLLASCDMLDYIGCNKHAELIRDSVMKVMSVDKVQTPDLGGQATTLEVIQAIIEDIKPKTTSWSTTAAQNVYSLR; the protein is encoded by the exons ACATCAAGGGTTGCTGCATCTTCTTCCATCATACAGCATAAAAAGTATTCAACAGAACCCCACTTT AGTAAATATGGAGGAAGAACAACTGTAACAGCTTTATCAGGGGATGGAGTGGGACCAGAGCTCTTATCCTATGTCCAGGAAATATTCAG ATATGCTGGAGTGCCTGTTGACTTTGAGGAGTTGGAGATAAATGGTAGTACTACTGATGAAGAAACACTCCGCAGTGCCCTTCTCTCAGTCCAACGCAATGGGATAGCCCTGAAAG gaaatattgaaagtaaattCGATGAACCCGGATTCAAATCTATGAATGTTGAATTACG CACACAGTTGGAACTGTTTGCCAGTATTGTTTGGTGCAAGTCCATCCCCGGGGTCTACACCAGACACCAGGGTCTGGACATCATCCTGATCCGAGAGAACACAGAGGGAGAATACTCAAACCTGGAATACCAG ATTGTACCTGGCTGTatagaaaatcttaaaatcatAACAGAAGCAAAGTCTACAAAGATTGCCAAATATGCTTTTGAATTTGCCAAGACCCACGGGAGGAAGAAAGTCACTGCCATTCACAAAGCAAACATCAT GAAATTAGGAGACGGCCTGTTTTTGGAATCCTGTAGGAAGGTGGCAAGTCAATACCCAGACATAGAATTCAACGACATGATTGTTGACAACGCTAGTATGCAg ATGGTGTCTAAGCCGCAGCAGTTTGACGTCCTGGTGATGCCCAATCTCTATGGTAACATCCTGAGTAACATCACGGCCGGTTTGGTGGGAGGATACGGGGTGGTGTCGGGGATGAACATCGGAGACGATTACGCCGTGTTTGAAATG GGAACAAGAAGTTCTGGTCGGAGTTTGAAGGGGAAGAACATAGCTAACCCAACGGGGATGCTACTCGCCAGCTGCGACATGCTGGACTACATCGG ATGCAACAAGCATGCAGAGTTGATCCGTGATTCTGTGATGAAGGTGATGTCTGTGGATAAG GTTCAGACCCCAGACCTGGGGGGTCAGGCTACCACCCTAGAAGTCATCCAGGCCATCATTGAGGACATTAAGCCAAAGACGACAAGCTG GAGTACAACAGCGGCTCAAAATGTATACAGCCTACGATGA
- the LOC105349203 gene encoding isocitrate dehydrogenase [NAD] subunit gamma, mitochondrial isoform X1, protein MLTGMVENCVFIFVQTVDVSSQADQFLNQWNQSCNKTSRVAASSSIIQHKKYSTEPHFSKYGGRTTVTALSGDGVGPELLSYVQEIFRYAGVPVDFEELEINGSTTDEETLRSALLSVQRNGIALKGNIESKFDEPGFKSMNVELRTQLELFASIVWCKSIPGVYTRHQGLDIILIRENTEGEYSNLEYQIVPGCIENLKIITEAKSTKIAKYAFEFAKTHGRKKVTAIHKANIMKLGDGLFLESCRKVASQYPDIEFNDMIVDNASMQMVSKPQQFDVLVMPNLYGNILSNITAGLVGGYGVVSGMNIGDDYAVFEMGTRSSGRSLKGKNIANPTGMLLASCDMLDYIGCNKHAELIRDSVMKVMSVDKVQTPDLGGQATTLEVIQAIIEDIKPKTTSWSTTAAQNVYSLR, encoded by the exons ACATCAAGGGTTGCTGCATCTTCTTCCATCATACAGCATAAAAAGTATTCAACAGAACCCCACTTT AGTAAATATGGAGGAAGAACAACTGTAACAGCTTTATCAGGGGATGGAGTGGGACCAGAGCTCTTATCCTATGTCCAGGAAATATTCAG ATATGCTGGAGTGCCTGTTGACTTTGAGGAGTTGGAGATAAATGGTAGTACTACTGATGAAGAAACACTCCGCAGTGCCCTTCTCTCAGTCCAACGCAATGGGATAGCCCTGAAAG gaaatattgaaagtaaattCGATGAACCCGGATTCAAATCTATGAATGTTGAATTACG CACACAGTTGGAACTGTTTGCCAGTATTGTTTGGTGCAAGTCCATCCCCGGGGTCTACACCAGACACCAGGGTCTGGACATCATCCTGATCCGAGAGAACACAGAGGGAGAATACTCAAACCTGGAATACCAG ATTGTACCTGGCTGTatagaaaatcttaaaatcatAACAGAAGCAAAGTCTACAAAGATTGCCAAATATGCTTTTGAATTTGCCAAGACCCACGGGAGGAAGAAAGTCACTGCCATTCACAAAGCAAACATCAT GAAATTAGGAGACGGCCTGTTTTTGGAATCCTGTAGGAAGGTGGCAAGTCAATACCCAGACATAGAATTCAACGACATGATTGTTGACAACGCTAGTATGCAg ATGGTGTCTAAGCCGCAGCAGTTTGACGTCCTGGTGATGCCCAATCTCTATGGTAACATCCTGAGTAACATCACGGCCGGTTTGGTGGGAGGATACGGGGTGGTGTCGGGGATGAACATCGGAGACGATTACGCCGTGTTTGAAATG GGAACAAGAAGTTCTGGTCGGAGTTTGAAGGGGAAGAACATAGCTAACCCAACGGGGATGCTACTCGCCAGCTGCGACATGCTGGACTACATCGG ATGCAACAAGCATGCAGAGTTGATCCGTGATTCTGTGATGAAGGTGATGTCTGTGGATAAG GTTCAGACCCCAGACCTGGGGGGTCAGGCTACCACCCTAGAAGTCATCCAGGCCATCATTGAGGACATTAAGCCAAAGACGACAAGCTG GAGTACAACAGCGGCTCAAAATGTATACAGCCTACGATGA